ATAGCAAGGAAGTGTTTAAGTAGGTAAAATTATCatcacacaaaaaataatatgaacccAGACAAAAAAAGGTAAGATTGTTTTATGGTTTTCGAGTACACTTGAGCAAGTGGCACTTGTAAGAATATAGTTTACAAGAAATAGACATTCTATatcttaatacaataattaatggttCACAAGTTTGTAACTTATCTTTAAAAGTTCAAAATTTGTTTCCAAAGTTCATCGAACAATGTCAATATTCAACGTTATTTACATACACTCACAGACTACTAAGGGATACTACGTATCATACACTATGCAATCTCTCTTCTCCTCCTTCTATAATACATACAAGTTTACAAATATATTTGTTTCTTACGTTTACTAATAACAAGTCGCTGTTTTAAATTGGTAGGGTTTTTAAGGCCGAGCTAGAAAGAGAGAGCAAAATCAATTATGAAGTTAGCTACATTACGATTTTTGTACTATATAAACACACGAAAACTACATAAAGAATCGTGTCGTCGCTAGCGAGTTTATATGACTCATGGTACAGTTTTTATTGAAAACTATATCGACGCACGTTTGCTCGCTATCGAGTAAAATCATATACTTTTTCGATAgcaactcatggtagagctactgaagtTAGTAACCGAAACAGCCGAGCCGTACATATATACCATgtagaatttatttaagtaaggggcgatttcaccaaagaaatggaacgcgttcaaagcactctgaaccggttcaaaacgtataaacgcgattatgacatcgaaatgcatttcacaAGCaaaaactgaacgcgttcacagcaaatccgagttttatcttctgaacgcccaaagtccgaagtttaacgtcataaaacccgttcaagccctgtcatggcggaaggaaaaacatagacaaaataaatgtcaagatgacagttttgacacatgcgtttgttagtttatatattgtttcttgctattttgtagttaaattaacgtgaaaaggctttaaaatgatgaaaacaactacactactattataaagaggaaaaatttgattgtttgtttgtcttgaataggctccgaaactactggatcgatttgaaagattcttttaccattggaatcctacattaattctgctgaacataggctaaattttatttagggttccgtaagatatttgggattttcggacgcaaggtgtaaaaaatcaaccagaaatgttacttttttcgcgtacgctgcctaaactataaaagatagaaccataaaatgttctaagtaattgtagatcttttaaatatctacaaaaaagtctgcgacacactatacctatctatgttgagtaaggcacaataaccatttttttatttaaaaaatttgaaatgtttttggactacatttaaatgcctttattttactcatggcattaattcttatcaaaataaattgtttcattactaagtacagttaatgtagacactatttggtctttgaatgattaaaattggacgtttggttttaatgttatggcgaaattaaaatattacgatttctgctgcacgttgcgaattgggcgtcgtcaaggcgcgccgcgcgggtgtgctcgcccggagagtccacgtaaatattaattattattacctcgatcatgggaatcgcagacacaatagatttataatataatagttatgcgacagccgggtgccgcttcagtgatgggataatattatagtgcttcattaatcattaattcattacgttttgaatgactattattttttattgctattataattaatttctataactataaatctccaatagcggcagctggctgctagcataacaattattgaagatctattgtgtctgcgatacccacgatgccgatggaagtataattaatgcatatttttaaatctacactatttctgctgaacataggctatagcctataattatttaatgagagaaaaaagggaaccgtattaacattaatgttaattgtgtaaaaaaaactaccaaaatattccatatattgtaagctttataaattatagactcaaagtgatgtactagagtcttataagttatagaggacattaatatcaacgtaaaagtccgcgatatcgtatgtctgactattacaattattatcctactatttaatctaaaaaatatatccacagccgaacatataacctcctcctttttggaagtcggttaaaaatatgcaatagtaacgttgcgccTGTACAAATCAGGCCAAATTACTTACCAGCTATAGCTAGTTAGTATTTaccagatttaataataataattgaattatattttaatcaagtgtaacaataattatcaatgtccacccgtgcgaagccggggcgggccgttAGTGTAAAATAATCACGTGatgtcacgtaaacttagatttaataatcgcgatcaaaagaagtttgtgaaatccaatcgaaacaaaacgagatttacgtcgcagcatgaacgcgttcaatgggaactaagttttataaaactaagttttatgtgtgtttggtgaaatcccacctcaGGGATTTCACCACCACCAGTAGAGTTAAGCCATGTAGATTCAGAAGTTTgtctctacatgagatctcatatcttattcacagggtaaaccttataattatggtcgtctcggcaacattttacaagaaatgtttttggtgggatttcaattctttttgtaagttggttcttGTAATTACCATCGAGGTAATtgtttcctaggcagttgacagaccaacgtcatttggacggatcatgtcaattcaatgttaattgtgatctgtcggctgggtttgacgtaacgccacgaaactacgtaggtcttccatctgcctaggaatcaacttctctgatagtacttatggTTTTTTAGTTACTGTCTGCAGTCTTGTGTAAACtcttatcccaccaaaaacataactgttaaaatggggccaagttcctatcggcaaatttttgctctaaaaaaagagttgaaatccaatccatATTAATTTAATCACAATCAATTAAGTTaatcacacacacacaaaaacgaaatcactaataatttgtcaaaaaataactaaaaCCGGCCAAATGCGTGTCGAGCCATGCGCAAGATTATATTAGGTTTCCGTCAACATATAGTCAATAAatatactaacaacatcatctcagttacgttcaaaggaatttgaacaaaaagttcctttatatttcgccgaatttttttttgttgatagactattactcaataatttatgaagtcttcttagccatgataattttccttttaaattcagcatattttatACTCCCATAATTGTTTTCATATTTCCAGAAGTATCCGTTTAGCTGGTAGGAGGGGACAatagactctaacgatttttttctactttaaaacttcatatttcacgaATGGATCCctgaatcggaaaatgatctaagaATATACGTATTCGTTGTCAGAATACCCTGACCGTCAACCATCAaatcttatattattaaacgagcaattcttgtatattatatattacaataattgtaattggaatctcggaatcggctccaacaattttcatgaaatttagtatatagggggtttcgggggcaataaatcgatctagctaggaatcatttttagaaaatgtcattttattcgtgtaatatcgaataccgagcaaagctcggtcaaatagctagtacttatttataagaaaaatgttGTATGGAACAGCTTATTGTTATTTCAAGTAGTAAATTTTTAGGTACTGAAAGAattgttaatgaaaaaaataaaacacataattATACAGTTTATACAGTTTATTCATTGTCGATCTAACATacattttactgaaaaacatatTTAGTGCGACAAGGTTGTTGTGAGTAGGAGGTAGTGGCAAGAGATAATTAACCATTACAAATCTATGACGTCATTATACATCATTTCCAAGATTCTTTAGTTTCACAAAAATtatatcacaataattattgtaaacttaGATATTCATGTAaatctaaatgataatactttagagtgtgtgcGAGTCCCCTGTATTGAGTTTACTGTCAAAGTTACAACGtttaaagaaaaacttttttgacGGGCCAATTCATTGTGTtaaactgtactcggcgaaacttggcggtagcggtcattgacagcctgtcaaaaacttgtcattttctatatacagctcgacaaggctttaaatgaacgtggtgaAAACAGGAAATaatgctgccatcatacaaaaacgtcatttttgacagttcttcttcaCCAGCAGCGcttcccgcccacgttcatataaagccttgtcgcactatAAACCgcaattgacaatgaagtgtcagatgtagTCAATCTCGGCTTTGTAtataaaatgacaagtttttgataggaacgctaccgccatgtttcaccgagtacagtatatggaatttactctttcagtgctgatactttgacagtgaactctatacaggttgtaacaaaaataagtgataataatttagggtgtgtacgtgttccttgtagagagtttactgtgaaagtagcagcgctgacagagcaaaattttttttttcgcttttgtatgggcaagcgccccagcgtggcgtcacgagtttctccatacaaaagtgaaacaaaaattggtctttcagcgctgctactttcacagtgaactctatacaaggaacacgtacacaccctcaattgttatcacttttttttattacaccttgtataaggaacacatacacacccttatgtattatcacttagttttgttacacattatATACGATGTATGGTCAACGTAGAGCGAACTCTGCAGTAATATCTATCACATAGACAAATTAGCAgaataattttacaattttttttcatttcacgTCACCGTAATAATAAGAACCTGGGTTAATAAATAACATTAGAAAACATGAAATAATTAGAGTTTCAACGTTGAAACTCTACCTTTCATTTACAGTATCTTGTTTTACATACATTCGCGTAAAGTGTTATTAAACAGTCGTTAACATTTAAAAACAGTCATTGTGAGAACCACTTTATTCGGGTGGGAACCAtctcatttataaaaaaaatacctaaccaatttatctttataattttatttctagaCTAGCTGATATCGACCTCggcgtttatttatttttatttaacaaagaACAGACCCACAAGGATTTATCTAGAACTGCATATTCGATTTGGtcacatattttaaaacaaagaaCATGTTTATTACAGAAGCGACAATTTAATGTATGTTATTTCGGTACtgattaaaatcaatattttttacacaaaagaCAATAAATAGTTTTGTGGACTTGGTACATAAATTAAACATAGTTTCTATACTTTTTATGTaacacacaatattattttcagtaTGAAGTACAACATacatatttcgattttcgaacCGTGCCGAAACGTTCCGATTGGATCAGTTCGGAGCAGTAATCGTATTTCGCAGTAATGCACTCTCGTCGTAAATAGAacgatttaataatatgttcgtATTGTACGGAACGTACTATTTCTGTCAGCGCAATAATTGTCTTGTATCAATTTATTAACACcgacaattttcaaattgttccTTGATTGGCACAAATCAAGTCCATTTCTATTATCTTTACATCGCACATTTCAATGTACAAATTGCGTAAATTGTGCTATGAATAATGATGTATCTTgacgataaaaataattataccatATTCTCATAGCTTGATAAACAATTGATAATATACATTATTGTCAGAACAAGGTTTGAAAATGTTTATATATAAGgaaacttaaaaaattataaattatagacaaaGAACATTTAAAACGAGTAGATGCGGCAAACCTGAAATTGTTTACCATTTTATAATGGCGCATATAACATATATCACGTCAAAGATTATAACACTGATAAAACGTGTCACCAAAATGAACCAGATTTGGGGAAAACATCTCGTATCCTTAATCGTGATgataataaatcatttttttattattgtgtaGACAAGCATTTACAAATATTTGAACATGTTGGgtaatatttttgcaaaattatctttataaatATGTAAAGAGAAAAACaatagtctagactctagaatcAAGTTTGAACAGAGATACTGAATGTTTTACGTTCATTAAACACGGTAGAGGCAAATATTACGTACGGTCGCAAGCACAAAGAACTAGGTAAAATATGAATAACTACGCCATGTATCTTCTGATTTTGGATTTCCACTTATCTTTGATCCTTTTATCCTTATTTGCTGTACACTTGTATCTTGTTGTTTTAAATGACCATCGCCTAACGTCTAACACTAGTACCAATCGAGATGTATTTTTCCCAATTTTACTTTTCCATGAGTATCTAAATTTTCATACTTAGTATTTACTAAGTATTAAAGCGTATTACGAACTACACcgttaataaattaatagttCATTCACAGTCCATACAAACTATAGATTTACAACTAATATCACACTTCTGAAAATCGATGGCAAAAAGTCGCTCGAACCCTCGCGAATCGCGATCGACACTTTTAACCATCACTTTGTACTATCCACACGTTCGAGGTCGCCCGTCGCCGGCTCGGAAACATATCACTATTAAAGCTCTGAGACGGCTCATCGGAGCCGTTTTACTAAAGTTATAACATCGAATATGCATCTCATGACGTCACCGCGATTGACGTATGGAGCGCGATCCGAATATGTTCACTATCCTTCGCGCGGTGCCCGCTAATCACAACATCAGGTATTTCGTCGCCTCGCCCCGATAATCTCGTCGTCACGTTTCGGTCGCGTTCCTATCTGGACCGGACGGTTCCCCGCCTCTGCGCCGCAGGCCGGCCCCGGCCCGCCATCAGTTCACCCCCACGGGGAGACACTTGCACTGCTTGATCTTCTGCAGCCGTCGGTGCCGGAAAGGCGGGTTCTGGCCCGGGCAGCGCAGCGTCACAGTCACGTAAGTATACTTCTTCGGCTTGCAGAAGGAGCACGATTTGAAGGCGGGCGGCGGCCGCTCGTCGGTGCCCTCCCGCCGCCGCGGGGCCTTCGGGATGTAGAACGAGTTACACTGGCCGTAGCAGAAGTTGTTGATGACCGTCGCGGGTAGGCAGCCCGGCTCCCGGATCTTCTGAATCAGCTGCTCCGTTTTACACCAGTCCTCCTTCAGGTACTCCTTCTTCGTCACCACTAGGGCGTTCTTGGACGACTTGAGAATGTTGCGGAAGGCCGAGCCCCGGGGTACGTCGGTGGAGTCCTCCTGCGGGACGGACACGACCATCGTCTCGGCGCTGCCCTCGCCGAGCTCGTTCCTCTGCACGTAGCCGGGGGAGCCCGCCGCCTCCTCGGACCGCCGGCGGGCCGCGATGATCTTCTCGACCTGCTCGGTGTCGATGATGTCGAGAATCGAGTCGGTCGGTGTGAACGGTCTCTTAGCCCCGACGCCGGCGCTGACCCCGCAGGCGGCCAGAAGCGCCGCCGCAAATAGCCAGATGCACGATCTCGAGAAGCTCTCCATCTGGAACGAACGCCCGGGCGAATGAGCGCGGTACAGATATCCGTAGGCTTCGACGGAAAGGAAGTCGTAGGTTTAACTCACGTCGTATCGCGAGTTGCGAGCGAGCGTGTAGTGGGTGGTGCGTCGGCGGAGCGGGCGCGAGCGTGCGCGTGCGCTGGGCGGCCGGCGGAGCGGTAATGAGCGcggccggcgcgcggcgcgccGAGCGAGCCTCAATGGGCCGCCGCTCAATGAACGGTGACTCACGCGCCGCGCCTCCGTCATAGAGCCTTACTACCGACGCCCGTCGCAGAAGTGACACCTCGCACGTATCGCATGAATACATTATCTCAACAGATTATCTTGTACGAAGACTGAATGCTTAAGTAGCTCCTGCTAATACTCCGATAGGCTTTGTGCAATAGCCATTTGAAATGATTAAGCAATAATCTGCTTACTAGaatgagaataaaaataattatcatcataaaaaGGTGAAAGTGGTATTATGCACAAAACTTgacttaaaaatagaaaatacttaaaaaaatgtagagtcagACAGGatacttagataatattaaacttcctttaaattactttaataaatatagaggtattttgtgttatttttcttcttaacaaaacacaaaaatattgatGCACTTATACTGAACTCGCTTCGTTTGTTTTTGCTCTCCGAGTCAACACGCGCGTAGGTAAAATACCAAAAAcgcgtatatttttaatttttcacctATGCGCCGGCGCAAAGTGGTTAAGGCGCCATTGCAGATGTTCTTCAGATCGACTAACGTTTCCTCCCATTTGTACTTCCCACAATGCCCATACAACGTGCAGCCTCCGTAGGCGCGGCGTGGGCCCATTTTTATCAAGCCATCGTTAAACCATTCTGATAAATTTCCCGAGATAACTGCTTTTAATATTATCGTGAATACAATTTACAACTGACCAACACCTATacgttaaactaatatgtattctgtgcctaTACTAAGACCCGTATTAGTTAATCACTCAACAGAGCGCATCGGCCGAGTAGTCCCGGCTCAGTGTCTTGAGATAGTCTTACTGTCACACTCAGAGAtggataataattacttaattgtcattaaaagaagattttgacataagcctgtcaaactgttcattaaatttaagtttaatcatctacgaataataaagactaaggaaacgtaacccccatactattaccgttttaaggttcttttcgaactgtcatgtaacgtcagccttataccgctcaaggtcacctaaatattgcaaatgtattgaaatgtgtacttaCCTTAggtttttgacaagtattgtagagcatattttttgacagagttacttttccttagtttttattattcgtagttaatCATCGCTGTCTCATAGTACGGCAGTAGATTAGCTTGATATCAAAAGCATGTGAAACTAAAGTCTACGTTTGATCGCACTCAAGAAACAGTGTTTTGTAAGGGTCAAGATTTGTTAATTATACGTTCACAGTTCGCACTCAGTTGATATTTGATAGTCCACACCACGCACGAGTCACCACACAAAAGTACGATttaggtaaaaactaaaaaaaaatatcatcttATGATTACTAtaaatatctattattattatcggagaaattgattcctaggcataatATGGCAaatctaagtaatttggtcgcgttaagtcaaacccatcatCACAGCTAATTcattgacgtaggtccgtcaactgcctaggaatcaatttcctctatggtataactataatatgtttattgtatgtgccatattaggtaagtacctaGATTGACTAAATCTTTACGCTTCCTTTTCGCGTCGCCGTTGTCAAGTAAAAAACAGCATCCCAAGAACGATCTTGAACATAATCTTAGCGGTGAGAGCGGTTTATTAATACGGGTCTAAAAGTAATATGACATCATTAGTCTCTTTATAGTTTATAAACCTCCGGGTCAAGCCAAGGCGGTACTCTGTCTGCACTACGTTACGTCCGAAACAGCTTTATGCTAATTCTGacataataatagttttataaattgcTACTTTCAACATTATAGTATCTAGTCatcttatttttagttttattgtattgCTCTATCATTGTAAATGATAAGGTGGAGTAGAGATTTTGTTATAATTGCTCCTTAAGGttgtttttttaaccgacttacaaaaaacgaggaggttatatattcggccgtggatatatatatatatattttttttaatttttaattttgtatgttcgaccactactccgccgtttgtgaaccgattttcaaaatgtttgttttgttatattaggttttactccaatttggtcccattttcacaaaagtggtgatctgataatgggatccatgagtaatcgagggaactcctcaaaatttatatggaaacatatggtgattttagttttatgagaagcatcctcagcatatgctaccaaaacgcaagattttgcaccaaggtatactatggttccgaagatactaagagaactccggattccttatagatacaaatttgggggcttaggcgttgttttaagaactaaaagcatatgctactatgcaaattacattcatcatcatcatcactaccatgtcagggtcaccaatgtcacaactcacatggttgtatatggatacaatatacacacaacaccataaaatatcatcagtcatcacgttatgtccttatttatttggtacatttcaaaacgattttaatacaaaaaattatacttaatgttgtttcataatctatactaatattataaatccgaaagtatctctgtctgtctgtctgtctgtctgtctgtctgtctgtctgtctgtctgtctgtctcgctttcacgccaaaactactgaaccgattgcaatgaaattttgtacacagttattctagagtctgagaaaggacataggctacattttgatgtgggaaaatatcttatttccatgaaaatatcgatgaaaattaattcgcattgcgcgtggccagcgctcatcccgggggtcctgggttcgagccccgcaggcggaacaaaaagttttcaatgttcctgggtcttggatgtgtattaaaataatatttcaaaaatcttaaataaattttatgtataatattataaaaaatccagaaatatattgatgcaatgaacattttagttctaatacgattcaacagatggcgttttattttttactttattataacatagaactaatcatacctattagttattatgtttttgtttatagtttttaatacgttagaatattatgtttaataatattatcacttgctataataataatcaatatatcttatcttatagaactcctactgcatttctaaggagttcgagtgtaccgtgttggcctatattccatccagaaaa
This genomic window from Aricia agestis chromosome 2, ilAriAges1.1, whole genome shotgun sequence contains:
- the LOC121739793 gene encoding gremlin-2-like — translated: MESFSRSCIWLFAAALLAACGVSAGVGAKRPFTPTDSILDIIDTEQVEKIIAARRRSEEAAGSPGYVQRNELGEGSAETMVVSVPQEDSTDVPRGSAFRNILKSSKNALVVTKKEYLKEDWCKTEQLIQKIREPGCLPATVINNFCYGQCNSFYIPKAPRRREGTDERPPPAFKSCSFCKPKKYTYVTVTLRCPGQNPPFRHRRLQKIKQCKCLPVGVN